The Borrelia sp. HM sequence ACAGAGAAAAAATAGATTCTTTAAAATCATTTTTAATAGAGATTGACTTTAAAAAAGAATTCTCAGCAAGAATAAAATACTCTTCAATCTTTTCCTTGGTTTTTATTCCCTTAGCTAAATTATAAGAAGAAATTCCTATATAAAAATGAGACAAATGATTGTCTGGACCCTGCTCTAAATTTTTATTAAAATATTCAATAGCAGCTCCATACTGACCTAGTTTAATAAACTCAAGTCCAATTAAACTAAAAAATCTAGCTTTTTTATCAACAGAATTTATTATTCTTAAAATATTTTGCTCTTCTTTTTCAATAAATTCCCTATAAATTTCTATTTTTTCTAATGAAGAACCACCAGCCACCTCTATTTCTCTTAGTCTAAGCCCAAGATTTGCTCTCTCTTTAGATTCATCACCACAAGATATAAGCAAACATAAAAATATTAACACCCATTGTTTCATTTAATTGTCGCTATTTTTCTTATTCAAATTTCTAAGAAATGTAGGGATATCAATATCATCTTCAAAATAATTAACATTTTTTGATTTTGCTATAAAATTATCATTACCTCCATAAACACCATCTGAAGTATCTTGACTGCCTGACATTAAACTATCAAATTCTTTTGAACTTAAAGTATTATTTTCAAACACTCCAGATAAATCTTTTTGTTTTTTAGAAGAAAAACCAGTAGCAACAACCGTAACATAAATTTCATCATCAAGATTTGAATTAATTGCATGTCCATATATTACGGTTGCCTCATCATCAACACTAGCAGTAATTATTCCCATAATCTCTTCAAGCTCAAGCAATGAAAAATCTTCTCCTCCAGTTATATTAACAAGAAGTCCCTTAGAACCTTCTATTCTAACTTCTTCTAGCAAGGGATTACTAATCGCAGAAGTAGCAGCATCAACTGCTCTATTTTCACCCTTACCATAACCAATACCCATTAAAGCATCACCTTGTCCTTGCATAATACTCTTAACATCAGCAAAATCAATATTAACTTCACCATGCTCAATAATAAGCCCTGCAATTCCTTGAACACCCATTCTTAAAACATCATCAGCTCTCTTGAAAGCATCTTTAATTGTAGTTCTTTTATCAACAACAGTTAAAAGTTTTTGATTTGGAATAATTATTAAAGTATCAACGGACTTCCTTAGATTATTTATTCCCTGTTCAGCAAGCCGCATCTTTTTAGGCCCTTCAAATTTAAAAGGTTTAGTAACAACTCCAACAGTTAAAATTCCAAGTTCCTTAGCCACTTGAGCAATAACAGGCGCAGCCCCTGTTCCAGTCCCTCCGCCCATTCCAGCAGTAATAAAAACCATATCAGCTCCTGCTAGATGATTCTTAATAACATCAATATCTTCTTCTGCTGCTGCTTGTCCAATTTCAGGCCTACCACCAGCACCAAGACCCGCAGTAACTTTGGCTCCAAGGGCAATTTTTATTGGAGCAATAGAAGTTTGAAGAGCCTGGAGATCAGTATTTGCCACAATAAATTCAACATCTCTTACTCCATATTCAATCATACGATTAACAGCATTACTACCACCACCCCCTGCACCAATTACCTTAAGAACCGTAGGATTTGTAGTAGCATCAAACCTCTTTGAATGACTATCAATAATGTTATAATCTTTCATTAAACTTCCTCCATGACTTGTCAAAACCACTCCTTCAAAAACCAACCTTTCAATTTTGAAGATATTTTACTTTGTCTCTTAGATTTATTATTTCCTTTCTTTAATTTATTGAATTTTTGCTGTTCATGCTTATACAGAACAAGCCCAAGAGCTGAGGAAAATTTAGGATCAATATACTCCTCTCCAACTCCATTAATATTCATCGGAAATCCTATCCTTGATGGATATCTAAATATTTCTTCTGTTAAATTAGCAATACCAGGAAACAAAGCTCCCCCACCAGTTAAAACAATTCCTCCATTAATTTTATTGTAAAGTCCTCTTTTTATTATTTCAGCTTTTATCATTTCAAAAATCTCACTTAATCTTGAATTAATTATTACAGCTAGCTCCTTTCGACTTTTTTCTTGAGGAGGCCTAGTACCAAGATTAGGAATAATAACACTCTCTATCTGGCTCTCAAGGGCAGAAATATGCGCAACACCGGCTGTTATCTTAATATTCTCAGCAACATCCTCAGGTACTTTCCAAACCTGAGCAATATCAAGAGTAACTCTATTAGCACCAATAGGAACTACTCCTGTATAATAAGGAGAGCCATCAATATAAAGAATTACGTCAGTGGTACCCTTACCCATGTCAACAAACAAAACACCCATTTCTCTCTCTTCTTTAGATAAAGTAGAATAAGATGATGCCAAACTTCCAAGCACAACTTCATCAACAGAAAATCCAGCACGATTGACGCATCTAACTAAATTTTGACTTGAAGAACTAGATCCTGTAATAATATGCACCTCACCTTCAAGACGAATTCCCATCATATCTATTGGATTTTTTATATGAGGAATCCCATCAACAATAAATTCCTGAGGAATCACATGTAAGATTTCTCTATCCATTGGAATTACAATTGCTTTAGCTGCTTCAATAACTCGCTCAACATCCTCATTACCAATTTCCCTTGTCTTAGAATTTATTGCGACAACTCCCCTAGAATTAGTACCCTCAACACTACTACCTGACATCGAGACAGACAACGTAGCAATATCACACCCAGAAACAAGTTCAGCAGCTTCAATAGCATTAGAAATTGAATCAAGTGCTGCTTCAATATTTATAAGCACTCCCTTCCGCACACCTCTTGATACACTAGTGCCTATTCCGACTATTTCTAACTGATTATTCAAGTTTACCTCAGCCACCACAGTACAAATCTTTGAAGTTCCAATATCCAATCCTACAATCAAATCTCTAGACACTAATCTTCTCCTAATAAAATGATATCACCACTTCTTAAATCAATAGTATCAGTTCTTCCCCTTAGCAAATTAGATATCATGAATACCTTATACATTACACTTATTAAATTCATATCCGATGTTATTAATACCTTATTATATATATTTTTTATATATAAAAAAATTTTGTAATCATAGAAATTCAACTTCAAAAAACTAATTTCTGATATTAAATTATACAAAGTATTTTGATTTATTTTAACATAGTTAAGGTTCTTTACAATAGTCAACATCCCATCCTCTAAAAAATCACCAACTTCATTGCCATTTAAATTTAACCCACTAATTATAGGCAGATCATAAATTAAATCCTTACATTTCTCCAAAATTACACCATCTGAAGAAATAAAATAGTAAATCAAACTTCCATCAATGTTCTCATAAGCAGTCGCAATAGGAATTCTTCTTTCAATATTAATGTTAATTGTATTGGGAAATTTAAGTTGTACCTTTGCATCCTTCACTCTTAAATCTCTCATAATATTTTTTTTATAAGTATCAACATCAGCATCATAATAATAAGTATTGGGTTTAATGCCTGAAATACTTAATATATCTTCCTTGGGAATATGAATATCATCATTAAAACTAATATATCTAATTAAAAAATAAGGTGAAATAAAAATAATAAAAATAATCTCAAGCAA is a genomic window containing:
- the ftsZ gene encoding cell division protein FtsZ — translated: MKDYNIIDSHSKRFDATTNPTVLKVIGAGGGGSNAVNRMIEYGVRDVEFIVANTDLQALQTSIAPIKIALGAKVTAGLGAGGRPEIGQAAAEEDIDVIKNHLAGADMVFITAGMGGGTGTGAAPVIAQVAKELGILTVGVVTKPFKFEGPKKMRLAEQGINNLRKSVDTLIIIPNQKLLTVVDKRTTIKDAFKRADDVLRMGVQGIAGLIIEHGEVNIDFADVKSIMQGQGDALMGIGYGKGENRAVDAATSAISNPLLEEVRIEGSKGLLVNITGGEDFSLLELEEIMGIITASVDDEATVIYGHAINSNLDDEIYVTVVATGFSSKKQKDLSGVFENNTLSSKEFDSLMSGSQDTSDGVYGGNDNFIAKSKNVNYFEDDIDIPTFLRNLNKKNSDN
- the ftsA gene encoding cell division protein FtsA, with translation MSRDLIVGLDIGTSKICTVVAEVNLNNQLEIVGIGTSVSRGVRKGVLINIEAALDSISNAIEAAELVSGCDIATLSVSMSGSSVEGTNSRGVVAINSKTREIGNEDVERVIEAAKAIVIPMDREILHVIPQEFIVDGIPHIKNPIDMMGIRLEGEVHIITGSSSSSQNLVRCVNRAGFSVDEVVLGSLASSYSTLSKEEREMGVLFVDMGKGTTDVILYIDGSPYYTGVVPIGANRVTLDIAQVWKVPEDVAENIKITAGVAHISALESQIESVIIPNLGTRPPQEKSRKELAVIINSRLSEIFEMIKAEIIKRGLYNKINGGIVLTGGGALFPGIANLTEEIFRYPSRIGFPMNINGVGEEYIDPKFSSALGLVLYKHEQQKFNKLKKGNNKSKRQSKISSKLKGWFLKEWF
- a CDS encoding FtsQ-type POTRA domain-containing protein encodes the protein MLIYRKFLLIYTYIIISIMLLEIIFIIFISPYFLIRYISFNDDIHIPKEDILSISGIKPNTYYYDADVDTYKKNIMRDLRVKDAKVQLKFPNTININIERRIPIATAYENIDGSLIYYFISSDGVILEKCKDLIYDLPIISGLNLNGNEVGDFLEDGMLTIVKNLNYVKINQNTLYNLISEISFLKLNFYDYKIFLYIKNIYNKVLITSDMNLISVMYKVFMISNLLRGRTDTIDLRSGDIILLGED